A DNA window from Shewanella baltica contains the following coding sequences:
- the ispA gene encoding (2E,6E)-farnesyl diphosphate synthase translates to MLVSAIQEYQQRVDNQLKQRFSTLEDTAPQLKAAMTYGALLGGKRIRPFLVYSVGRMFGVELEKLDACAAAIECIHAYSLIHDDLPAMDDDELRRGQPTVHIAFDEATAILAGDALQTLAFEIVTEAVPGISSEQHIAMVRVLAKASGYRGMCGGQAIDLASTDKHIDLKALTQLHNMKTGALISCAVELALIAANAPKNQYAAMMDFAHAVGLAFQVQDDILDIVATTEELGKPQGSDTESNKSTFPQLLGLQGAQDTAKQLIQEALSALAKLPYNSQLIADFARYIIERRI, encoded by the coding sequence GTGTTAGTCAGTGCCATTCAAGAATATCAACAACGGGTTGATAATCAATTAAAACAGCGTTTTAGTACGCTTGAAGATACTGCTCCCCAATTAAAAGCCGCCATGACTTACGGCGCCTTATTGGGTGGCAAACGCATTCGACCTTTCCTTGTCTACAGTGTCGGACGCATGTTTGGGGTCGAGCTCGAAAAATTAGATGCTTGCGCCGCAGCCATTGAATGTATCCATGCTTATTCATTGATCCACGACGATTTACCCGCCATGGATGATGATGAACTGCGCCGTGGTCAGCCCACAGTGCATATCGCTTTTGATGAAGCGACCGCCATTTTAGCGGGGGATGCACTGCAGACCTTAGCCTTTGAAATTGTCACCGAAGCGGTCCCTGGGATCAGCAGCGAGCAACATATCGCTATGGTCAGAGTATTGGCAAAAGCCTCAGGTTATCGTGGCATGTGTGGCGGCCAAGCGATAGACTTAGCCTCAACAGATAAACATATTGATCTTAAAGCATTAACTCAGTTACATAATATGAAAACGGGCGCCCTTATCAGCTGCGCCGTTGAGTTAGCGTTAATCGCCGCAAACGCGCCAAAAAATCAGTATGCTGCTATGATGGATTTTGCCCATGCGGTCGGACTCGCCTTTCAAGTACAAGACGATATCCTTGACATCGTAGCCACCACCGAAGAACTCGGTAAGCCGCAAGGCTCTGATACTGAATCGAATAAGAGTACGTTTCCACAACTACTTGGACTACAAGGTGCACAAGACACCGCCAAACAACTGATCCAAGAGGCACTATCAGCGCTGGCTAAATTGCCATACAATAGCCAGTTAATTGCAGACTTCGCCCGCTATATCATTGAGCGAAGAATATAA
- the xseB gene encoding exodeoxyribonuclease VII small subunit: MAKKPENLSFEESLGELERIVADLEQGDISIDDALKQFERGINLVRNSQAKLEQAQQKVAILLKQDENAPLSPYAVEGE; encoded by the coding sequence GTGGCGAAGAAACCCGAAAATCTCAGTTTTGAAGAATCCCTTGGCGAACTCGAGCGCATTGTTGCCGATCTAGAACAAGGCGATATCTCCATCGATGACGCGTTAAAACAATTTGAACGTGGCATCAATCTGGTTCGAAATAGCCAAGCAAAACTCGAACAAGCCCAACAAAAAGTGGCCATTTTACTGAAACAAGATGAAAATGCGCCCCTATCCCCCTATGCCGTTGAGGGCGAATAA